AGAAATGGCTCGATCTCCATGGCATAGATTTCATCCCTTATATCCATCGGGTGGGTTCCGATCGACCGGACTGGTTTGTGCTGGATTTGGATGCTGGTAAGGAGGTGAAGGATGCGGAGGTCAGGAAGGCGGTGGAAGTCACGATGGAGAAGATGGAAGACTTGGGCTTGGAGCCCAAGCTGAAGTACAGCGGTTCTAGGGGATTCCAGCTCTGGACGAGGTTCAAACCCCACGAGCTTCCCAAGGATTATCGTCCCCTGGAACTACAGGCTGGAAAAAGGGAGAAAAATTTCTTCAGCTTTTACGCCGATCTCATAAGGTTTCTGGAGGCGGAAGTCTCCAACAAGCTTCCCGGTCTCACCACCTCCGATGTGGCCCACAAGGAGAAAAGAAGGGGAAAGGTGCTTTTCGATCCTTCGGTGATGAAGCCCATGGGTGATGTGCGGGCACCCTACTCGATGCATTACAAAACGGGACTCATCTCCATGCCTTTGACTAGAGAGGAGCTGAAGGGTTTCACCCCAGAGCAGGCCGATCCCGAAAGGGTGGCGGAGAGGTACGAGGAAAGGGGAAACGAGTTTGAACTGGAGCCCGTCGATGGGGAGGATTTCTTCAGGGAAGCCATTGAATGGTTCAAGCAGAATCCTGGAGGTAGAAAGGAATGATCCTCACGGCGGATAGGGAAAGGGAGGTGATACGCACCCTCCTCCTGAAGAGCGGGGCGGGTGAGGAGGAAGCGGAGGACGTGGCGGAGGTATTGACGGAAGGGGATCTCAGGGGTTTCCATTCCCATGGGATGTTGAGGCTTCCATACATCCTCAGGGCCTTGAGGAGGGGAACCATCCTCCCCAGGGCGAAGGTGAGGGTGGTGAGGGAGAGTCCGGCCACCGCGCTCTTGGACGGGGGACATGGGTTGGGACACCATGTGGCAAAGAGGGCCATGCTTCTGGCCATCGAGAAGGCTAGGGAGGTGGGGGTGGGGGCGGTGGGGGTATTCAACTCCAATCATTTCGGTATCGCCGGGTACTATGCGGAGATGGCCATGAGGGAGGGCATGGTTGGGATAGTGGCCACCACCACCGATCCCTTGGTGCACCCCTGGGGCGGGTGCGAGCCCCTCTTGGGAACCAATGCCCTCGCGGTGGGCATACCCACCCGTCCACCCGTCCTTCTGGACATGGCCATGAGCGTGGCGGCTAGGGGAAAACTGGTGGAGGCGGCGAAGAAGGGGGAGAGGATACCCGAGGGATGGGCGGTGGATAGGGAGGGAAGACCCACCACGGATCCCGAGGAGGGATTGAAGGGTGCACTCAGCCCCTTTGGGGGGCCGAAGGGATATGGGTTGGCCTTTGTACTGGAGCTCCTGGCGGGTCCTATGGTCAACGCCGCGGCCGGCAGGAAGGTCAGGGGAACGCTTGAGCCCGTGGAGGGTTTTTGTACCAAGGGGGATCTGATGATGGTTTTGGATCCCTCTGCCTTCACCGATAGGGAGAGATTCCTGAGGGAGGCAGAAGAGTTTATTCTGGAAGTGAAAGCCTCCAGGAGGGCCGAGGGTTTTCAGGAGATCCTCCTTCCAGGGGAGCCGGAGTTCAGGAAGAGGGAGAGGTATCTCAGGGAGGGAATACCCCTTCCGGACGAAATATGGGAGGAAGTGAGGAGCACGGCGAAGGAATTGGGCCTCTGGCCTGAGGAATGGGGTTGATCAGCCGGTTTTGAGGAGGAGATCCACCACGGGCATGGGTTCTCCGGCAAGGAAACTTATGCACGCACCCCCTCCCGTGCTCACGTGACTCAGCTTGGAGAGCACCCCTGCCTTTTCGGCGGCGGCCACCATGTGACCTCCTCCCACGATGGTGTAGGCTCCGGAGTCCACCATCGCCCGCAACACCTCCACGGTCCCCTTCTCGAATTCCTTTTCCTCGAATACTCCCAGCGGACCGTTGGCCACCACCGTTTTCGCCCCCTTTATGATTTCGGAGTACTCCCTGATAGTCCTGCTTCCTATGTCCTTGATGGGGGCATTCACGGGAAGGCTGGAAACTTCCACCTCCTCCCTCTTGTTTCCCCTTTCCACGGCAACATCCACCGGGAGCTTGATCTTCCCCCCATAGGTCGACAGCAACTTCTTTGCCCTCTCCCTTTCCTTCTCGAATCCCTTCTCCCTCAACACTTGAAAGCTGGGTTCTCCCAGGTCTATCCCGGAGGCGGAGAGGAAGAGCAATGCCACCAGACCCCCAGTCAATACCATGTCGGCAATTCCCTTGGAGAGTACATTTTCGATCATGCTCATGGAGTCCTTCGATTTTCCTCCCCCGAGCACGTAGATGCAGGGTCTCTCCGGTTCCCTGGCCCTGCTCAATCCCCTCAGTTCCCTTTCCATCAGCCTCCCGGCGTAGGTGGGAAGCACGGCCCCAAAGCCCACCAAGGAGGGTTGCCCCCTGTGTGCCGCCCCGAAGGCATCGTTCACGTAAAGGTCGGCGAGGGAGGAGAGTTCCCTCACCAAAAAAGTCTTGGCCATCTGCTCGGGGGTACCGGTAAGGGACTCCTCAGCGTAGAACCTGACGTTTTCCAGTAAAAGGACCTCTCCTTCCTTCAGTCCCTTTATGGCCTCTTTCGCCGAAGGTCCAAGCAAGTCCGGGACATATTTGATGCGCATGCCAAGGATTTCTTCCATCCTTTTCGCATGTTTTTCCAACCTGGAGAAGTCCTCATCCCCGGGCCTGCCCTGATGGGCCAGGACCACCACCTTCGCCCCTTTTCCCGCCAGTTCCTTGATGGTGGGAGCACACTCCCTTATCCTGGAGTCTTCCAGGATTTCTCCAGTTTTGGGATCCAGGGGGGAATTGATGTCCACCCTGAGGAGAACGGTTTTACCCTTCACTTCTACCCGATCCAGGGTGGGGAGCGACATTTTACTCCTTGGAGGCAATCAGGTTGGCCATGTCCACGAGTCGGCAGGAGTATCCCCATTCGTTGTCGTACCAGGCGATCACCTTCACGAGGTTGCCACCTATGACCGTGGTCAGGGATCCGTCCACGATCGAGGAGTGACTGTCGCCTATGAAGTCACAGGAAACCAAGGGTTCTTCGGTGTAGGCTAGGATGCCCTTCAAACTTCCCTCGGCAGCCCT
The nucleotide sequence above comes from Candidatus Hadarchaeales archaeon. Encoded proteins:
- a CDS encoding phosphoglycerate kinase: MSLPTLDRVEVKGKTVLLRVDINSPLDPKTGEILEDSRIRECAPTIKELAGKGAKVVVLAHQGRPGDEDFSRLEKHAKRMEEILGMRIKYVPDLLGPSAKEAIKGLKEGEVLLLENVRFYAEESLTGTPEQMAKTFLVRELSSLADLYVNDAFGAAHRGQPSLVGFGAVLPTYAGRLMERELRGLSRAREPERPCIYVLGGGKSKDSMSMIENVLSKGIADMVLTGGLVALLFLSASGIDLGEPSFQVLREKGFEKERERAKKLLSTYGGKIKLPVDVAVERGNKREEVEVSSLPVNAPIKDIGSRTIREYSEIIKGAKTVVANGPLGVFEEKEFEKGTVEVLRAMVDSGAYTIVGGGHMVAAAEKAGVLSKLSHVSTGGGACISFLAGEPMPVVDLLLKTG
- a CDS encoding Ldh family oxidoreductase — translated: MILTADREREVIRTLLLKSGAGEEEAEDVAEVLTEGDLRGFHSHGMLRLPYILRALRRGTILPRAKVRVVRESPATALLDGGHGLGHHVAKRAMLLAIEKAREVGVGAVGVFNSNHFGIAGYYAEMAMREGMVGIVATTTDPLVHPWGGCEPLLGTNALAVGIPTRPPVLLDMAMSVAARGKLVEAAKKGERIPEGWAVDREGRPTTDPEEGLKGALSPFGGPKGYGLAFVLELLAGPMVNAAAGRKVRGTLEPVEGFCTKGDLMMVLDPSAFTDRERFLREAEEFILEVKASRRAEGFQEILLPGEPEFRKRERYLREGIPLPDEIWEEVRSTAKELGLWPEEWG